A single window of Athene noctua chromosome 1, bAthNoc1.hap1.1, whole genome shotgun sequence DNA harbors:
- the FZD4 gene encoding frizzled-4 — protein MAGGGGGALGRGRLLAVLLAGLLGGARGFGDEEERRCDAIRIAMCQNLGYNVTKMPNLVGHELQADAELQLTTFTPLIQYGCSSQLQFFLCSVYVPMCTEKINIPIGPCGGMCLSVKRRCEPVLKEFGFAWPDSLNCSKFPPQNDHNHMCMEGPGDEEVPLHSKTSLQPGEECHSMGSNSDQYIWVKRSLNCVLKCGYDAGLYSRSAKEFTDIWMAVWASLCFISTAFTVLTFLIDSSRFSYPERPIIFLSMCYNIYSIAYIVRLTVGRERISCDFEEAAEPVLIQEGLKNTGCAIIFLLMYFFGMASSIWWVILTLTWFLAAGLKWGHEAIEMHSSYFHIAAWAIPAVKTIVILIMRLVDADELTGLCYVGNQNLDALTGFVVAPLFTYLVIGTLFIAAGLVALFKIRSNLQKDGTKTDKLERLMVKIGVFSVLYTVPATCVIACYFYEISNWAVFRYSADDSNMAVEMLKIFMSLLVGITSGMWIWSAKTLHTWQKCSNRLVNSGKVKREKRADGWVKPGKGNETVV, from the exons atggcggggggcggcgggggggcgctgGGCCGCGGCcggctgctggccgtgctgctGGCGGGGCTgctcggcggggcgcggggcttCGGCGACGAGGAGGAGCGGCGCTGCGACGCCATCCGCATCGCCATGTGCCAGAACCTGGGCTACAATGTCACCAAGATGCCCAACCTGGTGGGACACGAGCTGCAGGCGGACGCGGAGCTGCAGCTCACCACCTTCACCCCCCTCATCCAGTACGGCTGCTCCAGCCAGCTCCAG ttcttccttTGTTCCGTCTATGTTCCGATGTGCACAGAGAAGATTAACATCCCTATAGGTCCCTGCGGTGGCATGTGCCTCTCTGTCAAAAGAAGATGCGAACCCGTTTTAAAAGAATTTGGATTTGCCTGGCCAGACAGCCTAAACTGCAGCAAATTCCCACCCCAGAATGATCACAACCACATGTGCATGGAGGGCCCAGGAGACGAAGAGGTGCCCCTTCATAGCAAGACCTCCCTGCAGCCTGGAGAGGAGTGCCACAGCATGGGATCTAACTCGGATCAGTACATCTGGGTGAAGAGAAGCTTGAACTGTGTCCTGAAGTGCGGCTACGACGCTGGTCTCTACAGCAGGTCGGCTAAGGAATTCACAGATATCTGGATGGCTGTGTGGGCCAGTCTTTGCTTCATCTCAACTGCCTTCACAGTTCTGACCTTCCTGATTGATTCATCCAGATTTTCCTACCCGGAGCGCCCAATCATATTTTTGAGCATGTGCTACAATATTTATAGCATTGCTTATATTGTGAGGCTAACTGTGGGCCGGGAAAGGATATCCTGTGATTTTGAAGAGGCAGCAGAACCTGTTCTTATCCAAGAAGGTCTTAAGAACACAGGATGTGCTATAATTTTCTTGCTGATGTATTTTTTCGGGATGGCTAGCTCCATCTGGTGGGTTATTCTGACATTGACGTGGTTTCTGGCTGCCGGACTCAAGTGGGGCCATGAAGCTATAGAAATGCACAGCTCTTATTTCCATATTGCAGCCTGGGCTATCCCCGCGGTGAAGACCATAGTCATTTTGATTATGAGACTAGTAGATGCAGACGAGCTCACCGGTCTGTGCTACGTTGGGAACCAGAACCTAGATGCACTGACGGGCTTTGTCGTCGCTCCGCTTTTCACCTACCTGGTCATTGGGACTTTATTCATTGCAGCAGGACTCGTGGCCTTATTTAAAATCAGGTCTAATCTCCAGAAAGATGGAACTAAAACTGACAAACTGGAAAGACTGATGGTCAAAATCGGTGTCTTTTCAGTGCTGTACACTGTCCCAGCAACATGTGTCATAGCCTGTTATTTCTACGAAATCTCCAACTGGGCCGTTTTCCGCTATTCAGCAGATGATTCCAATATGGCAGTGGAGATGCTCAAAATCTTCATGTCCCTCCTGGTGGGTATTACATCAGGTATGTGGATCTGGTCGGCCAAAACTCTGCACACGTGGCAGAAGTGCTCGAACAGACTGGTGAACTCAGGGAAAGTGAAGCGGGAGAAGAGAGCAGATGGTTGGGTGAAACCTGGGAAAGGGAATGAGACTGTGGTATGA